A segment of the Leptolyngbya sp. FACHB-261 genome:
AAATGGCTTTTCCATCCTGCATACTTCTTTTTACTTAGACGTAAAGGTACCAGCAGCTACAGGTTGCCAGTAGCTTTTACAAGTCAAAAGTGACTAAACAGGACAGGGCATGGCCTAGCGGCGCTGCTAGGCCAGATAGAAGTGCAACTGCTGTCTACATGCCCAAGGACTACGAGGCTAGCTACCCGAACCTTGATATTGTTTGTCACCAAATAGTACCGCCCGAGCCTGCTCATCAATCGGGCCTTGGCGAACGCGGTCAGCTAGAACTGCAAGACCTTTTTGTACAGCTGGGCGCTCACCAATGGCATTGAACCAGCGCTGCACATGCGGGAAGTCAGCCAGGTTTTGGCCTTGGCGTTCGTAGGATCTGAGCCAGGGGTAAGTTGCAATATCCGCAATCGAATAAGCCCCTGCTAAATACTCTTGTTCGGCAAGGTGTCGATCCAGCACCCCGTACAGTCGCCCCGCCTCTTTGGTATAGCGGTCAATTGCATAGGCAATAGGTTCAGGCGCATAGCTCCGGAAGTGATGCGCTTGGCCCAGCATCGGACCAACACCACCCATTTGAAACATCAACCATTGAATCGTTTGGTAGCGTTCACTCGGTTCAGTGGGCAACAGCTTGCTAGTCTTCTCAGCGAGATAGATCAAAATTGCGCCAGACTCAAACAGAGCATAGGGATGTTCCCCTGGCCCTTCTGGATCAACAATTGCCGGAATTTTATTGTTCGGGCTGATCTTGAGGAAGTCTGGCTCAAACTGGTCTCCTTTATTAATGTCAATTGGAATGACATTGTAGGAAAGCCCTAATTCTTCCAAAAGAATCGAAACCTTGAAGCCGTTGGGAGTAGGCCAAGTGTAAAGATCGATCATAATTACACCGTAATTCTCTGGTTCAGTTGTGTTTTAGCTGCGTCAAATTCTTGAAGCACTGACGTTAGCAAAGCACAATTCAAGGAGTTGTATTTGGTCTGACCTTGACGCCTTTTCTCTAAAAGACCCACATCAGCTCTAAGCCTGACGAGTAGCCGCTCGGGTATAAGCCGTGACGTAAGCCGGGGGTTCAATCGCTGAGGACAAACGCGGATCAGCAATCGGTTGTGCCGTAGCCAATTCTAAGGGAAGTTCCCCTGCCCAAACTGGCAGAGCATAATCCTCTTCGTCATCCACCGGTGGACCCGTGCGTACTTTGGCTGAGGCCTCAACCAGGGGCAAAGCAAGCACTAGAGTTCCTGTCAGTTCACTGCGATTAGGTGGACGAACTTCAGACCAGCGTCCTGGCACAATGTGTTCTGTAAACGCCCTCAAAGCCTCTAATTTCTGTTCCGGTTCAGAGACGATAGAGGCGGTGCCAAACACAACAACAGAACGATAATTCATCGAATGATGAAAGGCAGAACGAGCTAAGACCAGCCCATCAAGTAGGGTGACCGTTACGCAGACATCAATGCCAGTTTGCAGCGTGCGCAACATGCGGCTGGCAGGCGAGCCATGAATGTACAGTTGCTCTTCAATGCGCCCGTAGGCGGTGGGAATCACGAAGGGATTGCCGTCAACCACAAAACCGACATGGCAAATCAAACCCTCATCCAGGATTTGGTATACCGTAGTGCGGTCGTATTCTGCGCGTTTGGCAAGACGTTTAACCGTACTGCGTTGTGTCGGTACGAAGGCTGGACTTTCTATGCTTTCCATGATTGAAATACCAGATTAAGCTTCTTGAGTCGGATCAACAAGACCAAAGGCTCGAACCGGGAATGTACCAAAGTTCTTGACTTTGACCGGTACTGAGAAGAACTTGAAGCCCTGTCTCGGTAAGGCTTGCAAGTTGCAAAGATGCTCAACAATTGGAATCTCAGCTCCTAACAGAAGCGTATGGACCGGCCGATGACCGTCACGAGTATCGTCGATGTTGAGCGAGTCAATACCAACCAGAGCTACTTGTTGATCGACTAAGTATTGAGCAGCCTCTTTAGTCAAATAGGGGTGATCTTCAAAGTACTGGTCAGTGCCCCAATGTTGGTCCCAACCTGTTTGGACTAAAACAGCTTTGCCCTGGAGTTCAAAATTGGCAAAGGCTGAGGCATCAATGGCTTGACCCTTACTGCTCTCGACTTGCACAACAATCCCTTCTAAATCTGCTAGAGAAGCAAGCGGTAGTTGAGATAGATCTTTGCCGTGGGCATAGCGATGGAAAGGGGAGTCGAGATAGGTACCTGTATTGGCAACCATATCGATTCGACCAATTGAAAACTCAGTCCCTTCTGCGTAATGATCTTTTGACGCTTCCCGACTGAGAAAATCACAAATTAGGGGGGCAGGTAGACCTTTGTAAGTGATCATGCCGTGCTCGACCGTGTGACTGACATCTACAAAGTTTTGTTCGCGGTCTTGATCTGACACAATCTCATCCCTCATCGATACATCCTTTACAGAAGCGCTTTCAAAATCTGGGCTACCAGCTGGGCGGTGCGTTGGTCCATATCCTGTTGCGGGGTGTACTCCACAATCTCAATAGCTTTCAGGCCTGGATGTTGTCGGATTAGGCGGAACGCAGCCAACAGTTCTGCGGCTTTGATGCCACCCGCCTCTGGAACTCCGACTCCCGGTGCATCGGAGGGATCCAAAGAATCCAGATCGAGGGAGAGACCAAAGCCGCCCGTTCTGTCCGTGACAATTTCAAGCGCCTCCGCCAAAACGGTATCTAGACCTCGCTCTGCAACTTCCGTCATCAAAAACACCCTCACGCCTAATTGCTGAAGCAGGCTAACTTCTTCTGCCTCAAAACTGCGGGCACCAATCACAGCGACCTGCTTTGGGCTAAGTTTGCCTCCCACACTCTGAAGATCGACCAGACTGGTTTCGCCCTGGCCAAGCAGCGTGGCTAGACCCATACCGTGACAAGCCTTGGAGGGGCTGGTTGCAAAGGTGTGAGAGTCGAGGTGGGCATCCAGCCACAGCAACCCTAAGTTTTGTCCCAGCCCTAAAGCCTGGGTCAGACCACTCCAAGTACCAATGGCAACCGAATGATCACCTCCCAAAACCACGGGGAAATAATCCTGCTTCACAGCATCAGCCACGGCGATGGCGACGTCTTGCACATGGGCTAACACCAGTGGCAACGCTTCCTGCTGCTGGTTGATCTGATGGCTGGCGTACCGCAAAGCAGGGTAAACCGAGGTCAACCAATGGGCAGGAATGCCTGTTGCCAGCAGTTGCTCCACGAGTCCACTAGCCTGCAACGCAGCTGGGCCATCTTCACTGTGGTGGCGGCGGGCTCCCCAACCGGTCGCTGCGCCAATCAGGCCAATCGCTAGTTTTGTCTGGGCAAGGTTGGGCATGGAGTATTTGGCATTAGGTCGGACTGGTTAGCGTGGCATCGTCAGCCTAGCGGTGAGAATGGTCTTGCACAAGCGCCAATTTTGGCTTGAGCAACCAGTCCACTTTGCTGAACTTTGTCAGCTTCATTGCCAATGGACTTCGCAATTAGTCTGGATCCTCAACAGCCCCTGCCGCTGCACCGTCAGCTCTACGCAGAGTTACGTCAGGCGATTCTGACCGGTCGCCTGACGCCAGGGCAGCGCCTGCCCTCGACCCGAAGCTTCGCTCAGCTCCTGGGCATCTCCCGCGCTACGGTCACACTCAGCTACGAGCAACTGCTCAGTGAGGGCTATCTGCAAGCAGTAGTCGGTTCTGGCACCTTTGTTTGCCAGCAGCTTACCGATGAGTTGCTGCGGCCTGCACCGATTGCAACCCCGCTTCAGGCCGTTCAGGCTGGCGAACCGCACCTGACCCTGTCTGACTACGCCATCAGCCTGAGCCGTATCGCTCTCTTTGAGCCGCCTCTACTCGATGCGCAAATCAGCTTTCGCGGGCAGCCAGATCTCGACGCCCTTCCGCTTCAGCAATGGCGACAGCTCTTGTCGCGGCATTGTCAAGCTCATGAGCAGGCGATGCTTGACTACTGTCCAGACCTGCTAGGCTATCGACCTCTACGCGAGGCAATTGCCCGCTATCTAGCCCGGTCACGGGCCGTGCAGTGCGACCCAGACCAGGTATTGATCGTCAATGGTTCACAGCAAGCCCTGGACTTATTGACTCGAATTTTGATCAACCGAGGTGACCGAGTGGCTCTAGAAGATCCAGGCTATCCGGGCGCACGGCGTGTCTTTTTGGCTCAAGGCGCTGACCTCTGTCCGATTCCAGTGGATGAAACTGGGCTGCAAGTGGAGCAGCTCAGCCAGCTAGGCGGAGGCGTCAAGTTAGTCTACGTAACTCCCTCGCATCAGTTTCCAACCGGCGTCGTGCTATCGCTGCCGCGACGCCTGGAGTTGCTGGATTGGGCACAGCACACGGGCGCAATGGTGATCGAAGATGACTACGACAGTGAATATCGCTATGGCAGCCGTCCCATTCCGGCTCTGCAAGGGTTGGACCAGGGCAATTCGGTCCTGTATATCGGCACTTTCTCTAAGGTGTTGTTTCCGGCGCTACGCATTGGCTACTTGGTGGTACCTCGATGTCTGGTCAAGCTGCTAGCTCGGGCCAGGTGGTTAGCAGACCGGCAAACGCCTCTGCTGGAACAGTATGCCCTGACTGATTTCATCAACGAGGGGCATCTGGAACGCCATATTCATCGCATGCGCCGACTCTACGATCAGCGTCGCCAGGTCTTGGTTCAAGCGCTGCAATCCCACCTACCGGGGCAAGCCACGATCCTGGGCGAGAACGCAGGCATGCATGTGGTGGTGCGCCTGCAAACCAGTCTCAGTGATCTTGAAGTGGTCGCCCGCGCTGCTCAGGTAGGGGTCGGGCTGGTCAGCACTCGCAACTACTATCTCCAGCCCCGCTGCGCCACTGAAACAGAGTTTCTGCTGGGTTATGCCGCTCTACAGGCCTCAGACCTGCAAGAAGGAGTGCATCGTTTGGCTCAGGTGTTGCAAGCAGCAGCAAGTAGGGAAAGCTAGCGTTTACGCTGCGTTGAACAGGATGCTCCCGTTGTTCAATCCGTCATCTAGAGCAGGAACAGTCGCCTCAATGTGGAATCTTGGTGCTTCTTGGAACCAATTCAAGCTGAAGTCAAAAAAGTTGCAACTTCGACAGCAGGGGTTGTTCCAGAACAGCTTAGCCGCGCTGATCATTTCTGGGATATTAATGCCTACGCAATTGCCTGCGGTTGCTGAGGAGGTTGCCACGAGCGACCCAAATCAAATCCTGCAACTTGAAGAGCGCAACATCAATACCAAAGCGTTTCTCTCTACAATTGCTTGGGCTGAAGGAACGGGCAATTCCTATGGCTACCAGATCATGTTCACCGGTGTTTATTTCAATAGTTTCTGGGATCATCCTCGTCAGGTTCGGTGTGCTTACTCCTGGGCACGCAGGCTGTGTAGCAGCGCCAGTGGACGCTATCAATTCCTGGAAACCACATGGGACCGTGTTGCTTTGAAACTAGGCTTACGGGACTTTTCGCCTGCATCGCAAGATCAAGCAGCGGTCGAATTAATTCGAGAACAAGGGGCTCTGGAAGATGTAGAAGCGGGTCGTTGGCAAACAGCGATTTACAAAGTTGCACCAGTCTGGGCCTCATTGCCTGACTACAACACTGGACAATCAGTTTACGGTCAACCGGTAAAGCTGATAGATCAGCTGGGCATTGTCTATGCTTACAGCTTGAATTTTTATCGTCAATTGGCTTTAGCAGAAGTCACTGCTAATCGCTCACTTTCTGCTCAGGAGAAACTGGTTTTGGATTTTGTTCCTGTGCCCTCTGTATCACCCCGCTTACCATTTCCCTCAACCGACGATCCTAGCTTCCCGCGCTTTTGAGGGGAAGTAGATTCAGTGAAGGATCCGGATGCCATACGCAGAAAAACTGGAGATTCAGGTGACAGGATACCCGTTCGTACGGAGGTGGGTTTGGGGTATTATGACCGTTTGCCCTGGTCCAGATTTGGCCTCTCTGGCAGCAACTCAGACTTTTTTCAACCAAAAATCTCAGGATTTCCGGAAACAGATTCTGTTTTTGGATCACAGGTTATGACGGTAGAGCTTGCTTTGTTCTACTCCCTTTGGTATTTTGACCCTGGCTCAATTGTTCCCTAATGGCTGGAGGCCTGATCGTGTGGTGTGTGATTCTAACAGGAGTAACGCAATGCAGCTCAATTTGAGGTACTGAACTCGACCGAAACAGAGCTTGCATTTTCAGGAAATCTAAAGAATTAAGAGCTGCATTCAGCGAAACTCCGCAGGTGTATGAACAGAGAACCCAGAGAGAGTTTTTCAGCTTGGAATGCTGAGGGGAATCCTATGTCCAAAATTACGGCTCCCTCAGTTAATTTCCTGACCAATCTACCGAATGACACGACCAGAACGGTCAGTTCAAAGGCTGATCCAAACGGTCCAATTCCACCGGCAGAAATGCAGCAAGATCCTATCCAGGAAAGTAATCCCCAGAAAAATATTCCTCAAAAAACAGTTCAGAAAGAGCAGAATTTTATTCGTTCTTATGGGCAACGCTTAGTTCAGGGTGGCTTAGGTGCATTGTCAGTTTCTCTGGCTTTGATGGCAGTGCCCCAACAGGCAGAAGCCTATCCCTACGGCTCCAGCTCAGACAGTTACGGCACAGAAGTTGAAGAACTTAGCCCCAACACCAGAGCCTTTCTGGACACGATTGCTTGGGCTGAGGGAACTTCAGGTCGGTATGGCTACCAGATCATTTTTACGGGAGCTTACTTCGACAACTTTGTTGATCATCCTCGGCAAGTCCGCTGTGCTAATTACAGAAGACGAAGGCTTTGTAGCAGCGCCAGTGGACGTTATCAGTTCCTAGAACGCACCTGGGATCGTGTCTCTAATAGGCTGAACCTACAAGATTTTTCACCTCGCTCTCAGGATTTGGCGGCAGTTGAGCTGATCCGAGAAAAAGGGGCCTTGGAGGATGTCGAAGCAGGCCGCTGGGAGACTGCAATTTACAAAGTTGCACCAGTTTGGGCCTCGCTGCCCTCGCCTAGTACAGGCAGGTCAGTCTATGGGCAACCATTCAAATCAATTCGTCAGCTGGGAGCGGTTTACGCCTCCAATCTGAATTATTACTACCAGGCCGTTGCGCGGGAACCGATTGCCAGCCGCATACCTGAGTCCTATCAGCCGATACGCTCAACGCGCTGGCAACAGCCTCGGCCTCTGCGTCCAGCTAGTAATCGCCTGCCGTCTCCTGTGGAACCGACGCTGTTTCCACCGTCACGGATTGAGATTAGTGCCCCTGTAGCCCCTCGGAACCAGCCTAATCCCCGTGCTAGTTCCTCAGCTCAATCGCCACCTAGCTGGCCCTCTGTATTTGCCGAGAATACCTATCGCACTAACAATCAAAGCCAGTCCCCAATTGAAGACTTGCGCTAGTCCCCAATCGAAGGTCTGCGCTTCTAATACCAACTCACTTTTGAATCGCTATGCATTGATCCCTCCCAACCTCCCCCCTGTAAGGGGAGGAGCTGTAGGTGGCGGGGTTTTGATGGGTAGCTCTCATTTAGAGAATTGGTATAACCACACTTTCTGAATTGGGCTTTCTAAATCGGGCTCTCCAAACTGGACTTGTGAAGTTGCCTTCCCCAATCGTTGCAGATTGGAGAAGGCAGGCATGAGCAGGTAGTCTTGCCCCAGAATCTAGCGCTCCAGGATCTAGTGGTGGAGCTGGAGCAGGGCTTTGGTCAGGATGCTGGCATCCCTGCGCCATTCGCGGATTGCTTCTCTACCCCGTGTCACCACTTCAGAGCGTTCCGCCTGCCGCAAACAGATACGGCTGAGGACTGCGATGAGCGTAGAGAGGCTATAGCGCTCGACTAGGACGACCAGGATCTCGAAGTCGCTGTTGCTGAAGCTGGGGTTGTTGTCACTCATGGACGGTGGCCCTCGCTGATTTTGGCAGCTAATTTGATGACAGCCGATTTACTGGCATAGACAGGCATAGGTTTGTTCTCCTTGGGTTGCTCCAAGATTGGATGCAGTGAACCGTGGGGCAGTTGCTAGAACTGTCCCTGTGCCCATTTGTGAGGCGACCCTTACGCTGGAAGCCAAGGAGAATGAGTGACTACAGCAGTGTTAAACTGCCCCGTAGCCTCCGGGCTGGACCTCTCAGCTTGGGGGTCAGCCGCCTGGGAGTTGAGTTCGAACTCCCAGGCGGTGCCTCACTGAATGGGCTGACTCAAGAATTTATACCTAGATCTCGCTAAGGTCAAGCCCTAGCGAGAAATGTTTGTGGTGAACTTTGACTGTGGAAGCCTCGGGGATAGTGCTCTGACTGGCAAATGAGCTGAGGATAATAGAGGCAGGAATTGACTCATGGATGTTAAATGATTACTCCCACTCAATTGCCTGCACCTACCGAGTCAAGAGTTCTCCCTAAAGGGATCAGTTGGCACACTTTTGAAACGCTGTAGCAGGTGAGCTAGGAATTGAAATCAGACAGCTAGGTTCCTTAACCCTCAAGCGAGAAGACCTAAGCCGAGCGATTGAACCAGGTATCTGTTTTTACATTCAAAATGAAGCTCTGGTGAGTGGCAAAAGCATTGAGCTAGCAACGAATCCACCTCCAGATCTGGCTTTAGAAGTAGACTTTACCAGCCGTTTTCTGAACAAATTTCATATCTATGCTTCGTTATGAGTTCCTGAATTCTGGAGATATGAAGACCAGACTCTTATGGTCTATAAGCTGGTCGATGGTCAGTATAAGCGCTGTGACCAAAGCCCTATTTTTCCCTTCTTACCTATCTAGGAAATCCCAAGTTTCATTGAGCAGAGCAAAACTCTTGGGCAGAGAAGTGCGGTTCGTCTACTTCGCTTGAGGATTCGCCCAATTCTGCAAAACCAGTCTTTGTAAGGTCTACTGCTGGGCAGTAGTCACTTCAAGTGTCACTACTGCCCCTAAAAACGCTCCTGGAAACTCCTCTAAAAACGCCTTAGGACTCGCGACCAGAGGCCCACATATCGCGCCACTTAACCGTTCCCTCACTCGCCACAAACCAACGCCGGGGCACTAGGTTCTCGCGTAATGGAGAGGTGCCTTCACGCCATAGAGCGTAGCGATAGGTGATTAACTTGCCAGCACTTTCATTAAAGGGAATCTCACCAAACCAGGTGCTGCTGTTAACGTACTCCAGCGGGAAGGCTTTGCTGATGTTCCAGTCGCCCAGTTCAGGACAGTCACCCGTCACCACAATCCTCTCACCCGGTTGTGTGTGCACCCCGTTCAATTGGGCTCGCACAATGGTTTGCCCCCTCACCCGCTCACCAACATGACTGAGGACAATTGCGCCCCGTTCTTCCAATGGCAAATCGCGAATTTTGCCATCCACAACTTCAACCTTGCAACGGGTCAAGACGCAGGTATGTTCGCCATCGGGGAGATCGGTTGAAATCTCAGGCAGAGTTGTTTCACCACCCCGGTTGAGCAAGACTACGCAGACCGAATCGCGGTGCTTGCGTGAATAGCAGTAAACATCTGGGCTAACATGTTGCGGCCAGTGCCCACCCATAGCTACCGCAGGATTCAACCGTCGCAATCCAGACAGCAAGCGGATAGTTCGATAAATTTCCGACTCAGTATCCCAGCTATTCAT
Coding sequences within it:
- a CDS encoding glutathione S-transferase N-terminal domain-containing protein; the protein is MIDLYTWPTPNGFKVSILLEELGLSYNVIPIDINKGDQFEPDFLKISPNNKIPAIVDPEGPGEHPYALFESGAILIYLAEKTSKLLPTEPSERYQTIQWLMFQMGGVGPMLGQAHHFRSYAPEPIAYAIDRYTKEAGRLYGVLDRHLAEQEYLAGAYSIADIATYPWLRSYERQGQNLADFPHVQRWFNAIGERPAVQKGLAVLADRVRQGPIDEQARAVLFGDKQYQGSGS
- a CDS encoding pyridoxamine 5'-phosphate oxidase family protein encodes the protein MESIESPAFVPTQRSTVKRLAKRAEYDRTTVYQILDEGLICHVGFVVDGNPFVIPTAYGRIEEQLYIHGSPASRMLRTLQTGIDVCVTVTLLDGLVLARSAFHHSMNYRSVVVFGTASIVSEPEQKLEALRAFTEHIVPGRWSEVRPPNRSELTGTLVLALPLVEASAKVRTGPPVDDEEDYALPVWAGELPLELATAQPIADPRLSSAIEPPAYVTAYTRAATRQA
- a CDS encoding cyclase family protein, which translates into the protein MSDQDREQNFVDVSHTVEHGMITYKGLPAPLICDFLSREASKDHYAEGTEFSIGRIDMVANTGTYLDSPFHRYAHGKDLSQLPLASLADLEGIVVQVESSKGQAIDASAFANFELQGKAVLVQTGWDQHWGTDQYFEDHPYLTKEAAQYLVDQQVALVGIDSLNIDDTRDGHRPVHTLLLGAEIPIVEHLCNLQALPRQGFKFFSVPVKVKNFGTFPVRAFGLVDPTQEA
- a CDS encoding arginase, encoding MPNLAQTKLAIGLIGAATGWGARRHHSEDGPAALQASGLVEQLLATGIPAHWLTSVYPALRYASHQINQQQEALPLVLAHVQDVAIAVADAVKQDYFPVVLGGDHSVAIGTWSGLTQALGLGQNLGLLWLDAHLDSHTFATSPSKACHGMGLATLLGQGETSLVDLQSVGGKLSPKQVAVIGARSFEAEEVSLLQQLGVRVFLMTEVAERGLDTVLAEALEIVTDRTGGFGLSLDLDSLDPSDAPGVGVPEAGGIKAAELLAAFRLIRQHPGLKAIEIVEYTPQQDMDQRTAQLVAQILKALL
- a CDS encoding PLP-dependent aminotransferase family protein translates to MDFAISLDPQQPLPLHRQLYAELRQAILTGRLTPGQRLPSTRSFAQLLGISRATVTLSYEQLLSEGYLQAVVGSGTFVCQQLTDELLRPAPIATPLQAVQAGEPHLTLSDYAISLSRIALFEPPLLDAQISFRGQPDLDALPLQQWRQLLSRHCQAHEQAMLDYCPDLLGYRPLREAIARYLARSRAVQCDPDQVLIVNGSQQALDLLTRILINRGDRVALEDPGYPGARRVFLAQGADLCPIPVDETGLQVEQLSQLGGGVKLVYVTPSHQFPTGVVLSLPRRLELLDWAQHTGAMVIEDDYDSEYRYGSRPIPALQGLDQGNSVLYIGTFSKVLFPALRIGYLVVPRCLVKLLARARWLADRQTPLLEQYALTDFINEGHLERHIHRMRRLYDQRRQVLVQALQSHLPGQATILGENAGMHVVVRLQTSLSDLEVVARAAQVGVGLVSTRNYYLQPRCATETEFLLGYAALQASDLQEGVHRLAQVLQAAASRES
- a CDS encoding glycoside hydrolase family 104 protein; this translates as MPTQLPAVAEEVATSDPNQILQLEERNINTKAFLSTIAWAEGTGNSYGYQIMFTGVYFNSFWDHPRQVRCAYSWARRLCSSASGRYQFLETTWDRVALKLGLRDFSPASQDQAAVELIREQGALEDVEAGRWQTAIYKVAPVWASLPDYNTGQSVYGQPVKLIDQLGIVYAYSLNFYRQLALAEVTANRSLSAQEKLVLDFVPVPSVSPRLPFPSTDDPSFPRF
- a CDS encoding glycoside hydrolase family 104 protein, which gives rise to MSKITAPSVNFLTNLPNDTTRTVSSKADPNGPIPPAEMQQDPIQESNPQKNIPQKTVQKEQNFIRSYGQRLVQGGLGALSVSLALMAVPQQAEAYPYGSSSDSYGTEVEELSPNTRAFLDTIAWAEGTSGRYGYQIIFTGAYFDNFVDHPRQVRCANYRRRRLCSSASGRYQFLERTWDRVSNRLNLQDFSPRSQDLAAVELIREKGALEDVEAGRWETAIYKVAPVWASLPSPSTGRSVYGQPFKSIRQLGAVYASNLNYYYQAVAREPIASRIPESYQPIRSTRWQQPRPLRPASNRLPSPVEPTLFPPSRIEISAPVAPRNQPNPRASSSAQSPPSWPSVFAENTYRTNNQSQSPIEDLR